In the Candidatus Saccharimonas aalborgensis genome, one interval contains:
- the opgC gene encoding OpgC domain-containing protein, with the protein MANSVSQKSGRLVALDYMRGYFVIVIILDHLWRYPSAFSLVTGEASLWVTAAEGFVIISGFLIGYIRGFKGLKLSFLTVALKLISRAAVLYLSMIAASLLYIYIEWSDKVPSMPYTPIGTETKRNWNIVLEQTINLSHPHTWVHFLALYTIFLLASVIMVGLLRRRMPWLVGGLTILLYIFGQITEIEWLKWQIIFFVPSIAGFYFESIKKWWKTLLSEQKQTWNILLYVAGCSTLVTSIAFINFHSLLPTSISEPIAQLFAIESFSPARVILALLWFVMFAMLFSRFSAAIPRSTHGVLAYIGTHSLSAYLVHGLIICAINFFLPPSSGILANTLYGIIAVAAVTLFIRLPVMRSLLPR; encoded by the coding sequence ATGGCTAATTCAGTATCACAGAAGTCTGGGAGGTTAGTCGCACTCGACTACATGCGTGGCTACTTCGTCATCGTCATTATCCTCGATCACCTGTGGCGCTATCCAAGCGCGTTTTCATTGGTGACCGGCGAAGCATCGCTTTGGGTAACTGCTGCAGAAGGATTTGTTATTATCAGTGGATTTCTCATCGGGTATATTCGTGGGTTCAAGGGGTTGAAACTTTCATTCCTTACCGTTGCATTAAAGCTTATTTCAAGGGCTGCAGTTCTCTACCTCTCTATGATTGCTGCCAGTCTACTGTATATCTATATCGAGTGGTCCGACAAGGTACCGTCTATGCCCTACACCCCCATTGGCACTGAGACAAAACGGAACTGGAATATTGTCTTAGAACAGACAATCAATCTCTCCCACCCCCACACTTGGGTTCATTTCTTAGCACTGTATACAATATTTCTGCTTGCCTCAGTTATCATGGTCGGATTGCTGCGTCGTCGCATGCCATGGCTTGTTGGTGGACTAACGATTTTACTCTACATTTTTGGTCAGATAACAGAAATTGAGTGGTTAAAATGGCAAATTATATTCTTTGTACCAAGCATTGCTGGATTTTATTTTGAGTCAATAAAAAAGTGGTGGAAAACATTATTGAGCGAACAAAAACAAACGTGGAATATTTTACTCTATGTTGCGGGATGTTCTACACTCGTGACATCAATCGCTTTTATAAACTTTCATTCACTCCTGCCAACATCAATAAGCGAGCCGATAGCACAGCTCTTTGCCATTGAATCTTTTTCACCTGCTCGTGTTATCCTAGCATTACTTTGGTTTGTTATGTTCGCAATGCTGTTTTCGCGTTTTAGCGCAGCTATTCCTCGTTCGACACACGGCGTGCTAGCGTACATAGGCACCCATTCTCTCAGCGCCTACCTCGTTCACGGATTGATTATTTGTGCTATCAACTTCTTCCTGCCACCATCTAGTGGTATTCTCGCAAATACTCTCTATGGTATTATCGCGGTCGCTGCCGTCACCTTATTCATCCGACTTCCCGTCATGCGGTCGCTTCTGCCACGCTAA
- a CDS encoding glycosyltransferase family 39 protein, translating to MKQLKAFLSRRTARNSESFTKRDWWLLGSILAGFSVLALGNITRWSIWFDEAFSAYLIRYSYSEVAQFTATDVHPPLYYWLLKAWTTVFGTSEIGLRSFSLVCIGIALVFVYLLVRQGFSRWVAGSAIVVASLSPMLIRYSEEARMYGMVMAIVASATYALALQLKKPTKKRWVYYGVLVSLGMWTHYYTALAWIAHWIWRSNIIRSESHKDRVRRFFSKEWLWAHALAIVLFLPWLPTMLHQMFGIQGGGFWIKPITLLSPVNLYTNLLYYRETWEMTPLLAAVAILIAAGLCWLTPKAYRVLSPYQKQLFWLIASLAFVPTIMLLLLSLPPLRPSYVERYLLVAILYWSALIGVTLGVLLQSKIALKQTVIVSVLTMGAMIFGIVSVYQTGNYNKNNGDLLQLRWTIQEAQSKAGSAPVVVSGFRYYEAHYYQTEEHPMYYQEVDKVPWGSFDMMRASDYRKLQNVATFAQEHGGVIWWLSDWSVYGKPDLPVSGKWRVIEELHAPALPNDKSGLRAAKIQLEP from the coding sequence ATGAAACAACTAAAAGCATTTCTTTCTCGTCGTACAGCACGAAATAGCGAATCATTTACCAAGAGAGACTGGTGGCTTTTAGGAAGTATTCTCGCGGGATTTTCGGTACTTGCGCTTGGTAATATCACGCGCTGGTCAATATGGTTTGATGAGGCGTTTAGCGCCTATTTAATTCGATACAGCTACAGTGAAGTTGCGCAGTTTACAGCGACAGATGTGCATCCACCCCTTTACTACTGGCTCCTCAAGGCCTGGACCACAGTGTTTGGTACGTCCGAAATAGGACTCAGGAGTTTTAGTCTCGTGTGCATTGGTATTGCGCTTGTGTTTGTCTATTTGCTTGTACGCCAGGGATTTAGTCGATGGGTTGCCGGTTCTGCAATCGTTGTCGCCAGCCTTTCCCCGATGTTGATTCGCTATAGCGAGGAAGCGCGCATGTACGGAATGGTTATGGCAATTGTTGCTTCTGCTACCTACGCGCTCGCTCTTCAACTTAAAAAACCGACAAAGAAACGGTGGGTGTATTACGGAGTTCTCGTTTCGTTGGGCATGTGGACCCACTATTACACGGCACTTGCGTGGATTGCCCACTGGATCTGGCGCAGTAACATTATACGGAGCGAGTCGCATAAAGACAGAGTGCGGCGGTTTTTCTCCAAAGAATGGTTATGGGCGCATGCATTAGCAATCGTGCTCTTTTTGCCATGGCTTCCCACCATGCTTCATCAGATGTTCGGGATACAAGGCGGCGGTTTTTGGATAAAGCCTATCACGCTACTGTCCCCCGTAAATCTTTATACAAATCTGTTGTATTACCGTGAGACGTGGGAGATGACGCCGCTTCTTGCTGCTGTCGCCATCCTGATCGCAGCCGGTCTCTGCTGGCTCACACCGAAAGCCTACCGGGTGCTTAGCCCGTATCAAAAACAACTTTTTTGGTTGATTGCCTCCTTGGCATTTGTTCCAACGATCATGCTTCTTTTACTCTCACTTCCACCGCTACGTCCTTCATATGTTGAACGATACCTACTAGTCGCAATTCTTTACTGGTCGGCGCTAATAGGCGTAACGCTAGGAGTATTGTTACAATCCAAGATTGCGTTGAAGCAAACAGTTATCGTGTCTGTGTTGACCATGGGTGCGATGATATTTGGCATTGTCAGTGTGTATCAGACGGGAAATTATAACAAGAACAATGGCGATCTGCTACAGCTGAGGTGGACTATTCAGGAGGCACAATCAAAGGCGGGTAGCGCACCAGTTGTAGTCTCTGGATTTCGATATTATGAAGCCCACTACTATCAAACAGAGGAGCATCCTATGTATTATCAAGAAGTCGACAAGGTTCCTTGGGGCTCGTTTGACATGATGCGTGCCAGCGACTATCGCAAGCTCCAAAATGTCGCAACATTTGCCCAGGAACACGGAGGTGTTATCTGGTGGCTAAGCGACTGGAGCGTCTACGGAAAACCCGACCTACCCGTCAGCGGTAAATGGAGAGTGATCGAGGAGTTACACGCACCCGCTCTTCCTAACGACAAATCAGGACTTCGTGCCGCCAAGATACAACTTGAGCCTTAG
- a CDS encoding type 1 glutamine amidotransferase, with the protein MSKGTLVIVQLYPKNMNIYGDWGNTLTLKRRIEWHGYDAKLVAYNPGDTFPEEVDVIVGGGGQDSGQAAIGDDLRSVGPELIRLADDNVPMLMICGLYQLFGHFFKTREGVIIKGIGLLDIETVGGDERMIGNIITSSDEFGDIVGYENHSGKTTLGPLAQPLGTVRKGAGNNGQDALEGARYKNVIGTYLHGSLLPKNPAVADWLIEQAACRRFGLFSPSVIDDRFASEARRIAINRPR; encoded by the coding sequence ATGAGTAAAGGCACGCTTGTAATCGTCCAACTTTACCCAAAAAACATGAACATATACGGGGACTGGGGAAACACACTTACCCTTAAGCGTCGAATTGAATGGCATGGCTACGATGCTAAACTTGTCGCCTATAACCCCGGTGACACATTTCCCGAAGAAGTTGACGTCATCGTTGGTGGTGGTGGGCAAGATAGCGGACAAGCTGCAATCGGCGATGATCTGAGATCAGTTGGGCCAGAGCTGATTCGGCTCGCAGATGATAACGTACCCATGCTTATGATATGCGGCCTCTACCAACTTTTTGGGCATTTTTTCAAAACGCGTGAAGGAGTGATCATCAAGGGCATAGGACTACTCGATATCGAGACGGTAGGTGGAGACGAACGAATGATTGGTAATATCATCACTTCGAGTGACGAGTTTGGCGACATCGTTGGGTATGAAAACCATAGCGGAAAAACCACACTAGGTCCTTTGGCTCAACCGCTCGGTACTGTTCGTAAAGGTGCTGGCAACAACGGACAGGATGCACTTGAAGGTGCGCGCTATAAGAATGTTATCGGTACGTATTTACACGGTTCGCTGCTGCCAAAGAACCCCGCTGTCGCTGATTGGCTCATCGAGCAAGCTGCCTGCCGCAGGTTTGGCTTGTTTTCTCCATCTGTCATTGATGACCGTTTTGCATCTGAGGCACGACGCATTGCAATCAACCGCCCACGATAG
- a CDS encoding Mur ligase family protein: MSTPLVTFLGKGVQRLARLRGGGSALPGLFMEKIDPTFIRRTLAQLPMGVVLVSGTNGKTTTTKMVVELLESQGLRVFTNRTGSNFMRGVAAALLPEVDHRGRLSADIAVLELDEAHAVRFVDSIAPEYCLLLNVMRDQLDRFGEIDSTAQLLKQIAQRTTHGIVLNRDDPRLASETFRKDLVVPITTYGVSPSLSHLFPSDDALRQDSTHAGSHLQLDDTCLLKVDKQIATIAYAKQERTVTLKLKGIYNVLNSVAAIALVRSVMGISLNEKAMLSSLEHVLPAFGRGESVFVDGTECELVLVKNPGGFRLSLSSFDPNGYKTMIAVNDNYADGRDMSWLWDVDFDSLRQHGVAMVSGIRAYDMALRLQYDEVEPSRVEPNLALALDAFLANHKTLPKRIYCTYTAMLSLRKELAKHTAVEKVL, encoded by the coding sequence ATGTCTACTCCACTTGTCACCTTCCTGGGAAAAGGAGTCCAGCGACTTGCTCGCCTTCGGGGGGGTGGTTCAGCGCTACCTGGACTTTTCATGGAAAAGATTGATCCGACGTTCATTCGCCGAACCCTCGCCCAACTACCGATGGGTGTTGTGCTCGTGAGCGGCACAAACGGAAAAACGACAACGACAAAAATGGTGGTGGAGCTCCTCGAAAGTCAAGGTCTGCGCGTGTTTACCAACCGTACAGGCAGTAATTTCATGAGGGGCGTCGCAGCCGCTCTCCTGCCCGAAGTAGATCATCGAGGAAGATTATCCGCCGATATTGCCGTGCTAGAACTCGACGAAGCACACGCTGTTCGATTTGTTGACTCAATCGCACCAGAATACTGCCTGCTGTTGAATGTGATGCGAGACCAACTTGACCGTTTCGGCGAAATTGATAGCACCGCACAATTACTAAAGCAGATTGCTCAAAGAACGACTCACGGTATTGTGCTCAACCGTGATGATCCTCGTCTCGCTAGTGAGACGTTCAGAAAAGACCTTGTCGTCCCCATCACAACCTATGGGGTAAGCCCGTCGCTGTCACACCTTTTTCCTTCTGATGATGCATTACGCCAAGATTCTACTCATGCTGGTTCCCATCTCCAGTTAGATGATACCTGTCTCTTGAAAGTCGACAAGCAAATAGCGACAATTGCCTATGCGAAACAAGAGCGGACAGTCACACTCAAACTAAAAGGAATCTACAACGTCCTGAACTCAGTTGCCGCTATCGCGCTTGTACGGAGCGTAATGGGTATATCGCTGAATGAAAAAGCGATGTTAAGCTCGTTGGAGCACGTCCTGCCAGCGTTTGGACGTGGCGAAAGTGTCTTTGTAGACGGAACAGAGTGCGAGTTGGTACTCGTAAAGAACCCCGGAGGGTTTCGGCTAAGCCTTTCGTCATTTGATCCAAATGGCTACAAGACTATGATCGCCGTAAACGATAATTACGCGGACGGACGCGATATGAGCTGGCTATGGGACGTTGACTTTGATAGCCTCAGGCAGCATGGAGTCGCGATGGTCAGTGGTATCCGCGCCTACGACATGGCGCTTCGGCTCCAATACGATGAGGTAGAGCCGTCGCGGGTTGAACCAAATCTTGCGCTCGCGCTCGACGCATTTCTCGCAAATCACAAAACCTTACCAAAACGCATTTACTGCACCTATACAGCGATGCTCTCGCTCCGAAAAGAACTGGCAAAACATACTGCCGTGGAGAAGGTTCTATGA